CAGCGCTTGAAGTAGAACGGATTTTATGGGACGAGGGAATATGACGTCAACACGTCTGCATCCTAGCAACGGAAAAGAAGGCGCAGAAAGGCTAAAGGAGGCTAAATGCTAATTGTTTCGTTGGCAATGTAAACATGTTACTTGTTTTGATATTGTGCTCTTATAGAGCTGACTCATGGTTCATGGTGAATACAACTTTTATTGACAAGGTAATTGACGTGTGTCGAGACTAAACCTGGTTCAAAAAGCTGTTTTTGTCGCTAGTCGgaagcgctagcgttagctgcaGTTAACGGTTTGGAGAATTTTTGGGATATGTATTCTACGTTTGGGTCCTCCCGTGACATGGACGGACACTCAAATCACAAGAGCAAGTGATGCTTTTAACACTAATGGCCACAACCAATGTTACACCAGGCTGGACTTCGCTCAGAATGTAGCTGACAAGTGGTGGAACTCCTTTGGGCTCGATGACCACTTGACTGCAGAGCCACACTTAGCCCGACATGTTTAGCCTGATGGCCAATTGCTGTAACTGGCTGAAACGCTGGCGAGAGCCGGCAAGGTAAGTCAGCAATTTTACACTAAAAAGGTTTGCAatcatttgtaaaatgtaaatgccTTTTATTAGTTCTCATAATGTGCAGTTAGCCCTGAAAACGCGCTACACGTGTTAAAATACTAAATGGTAAATCACATTTGAAACGGAACTTTCCATGCACCAGTTAGCCCTTTTAAAAAGACATCCTTACGAGGACGGGATATTGAAAACCAAATAGATTTCGTTTATTTAGGTAATTCAATTTGGAATCTTTAAATTGCAATTAAATCTTAATGGAAAAGCTTTGGTGTAAATTGGATACgatgagaaatgagctaattaattagagggacacctaaagttggaggttttagagacaaggttcgagagagcagacttagatggtttgcacatgtccagaggcgagagagtgagtatattggtagaaggatgctgaggatggagctgccagtcaaaagagtgagaggaagaccaaagaaaaggttgattgatgttgtgaaggaggatatgaggacagtgggtgttagagaggaagatgcacaagataggtttagatggaaaaagatgatacgctgtggcgacccctaacgggacgggacaagttgaaaggaaaagaagaagtggaaaAGCTTTGGTGttaattcaagaagaaatagaAATACTCAAATAATTGTCCATGTTGACGATTTCCaaatatgtattatttattgccATCTGTGGACACTAAAACATCTCAAGCATAATATTGTTGCATatggattataaaaaaaatgacagttctGTACTTAGATCTAATTCAGACGTTTTGCTAAATACTGTAGATATTGAATTGGAATTGGGTATATTGCGATGCATCCATTAATCCATGTCCCTCAATCCAGCTAAGTGACATCATAGTTATGGTTTCCTGCAGAGGGTTGTTATACATTTCATATCACCACATCCTAGTatagatacatccatccatccatccatccattttcttttgccgcttatcctcacgagagtcgtggggagttctggagcctattccatctgtcaacgggcaggacgcggggtacaccctgtactggttgccaatcgcagggcacatcgagacaaacagccgtactcacaatcacaccttggggcaatttatgttgcatgtttttttgggatgtgggaggaaaccagagtgcctggagaaaacccatgtaggcacggggagaacatgcaaactccacacagccggtcCAGGATTGATcctgggatctcagaactgtcagaccaacgctttaccagctgatccaccgtgccgccacagaTACATGTTTGTctcttattattttatatttgctaaacatcaaattaaatttgaaataagaatttataaaaaaaaaactggcaagCAAACATGTTAGTATACAACTATTGTTCAATTTTGGGGGATTTGGTGATAAACATTTGTAAATCAGGCACAACAGAAATACATTgtaattttggcacagatttttgaccaaaatgttctttttttcaatgtcatcTATTTAGCAAGAAACATTTAATTGACTCGTTTTATTTGCCTTTGATGGCTACTTAAAATGATGCCGCGGACCAGAACTAGCCCGTGTGCTTTGATTTTGACTCCCTTGATCTTGAACATCTACATTGACTGtgccattaaaaatgtttaacattCAGAATCATAAACTagattcacacaaaaaaaacctcactaaCATGAAATGCAGAAAGGCAGTCATAAAGGCATCCCCAGCACATCAAATATAAATTTGACACAGCAAAACACAACAGAAGACATGCAACTTAGGTTTTTCTATGAATATTATCCTCCTTGATTGACCTTATTTGCAACGTTCATTAAAGTTGTCtttaggtttgaatgtgagtgtaaatggttctTTGTCTCTGCGTCAGTCCTGTGATCACTGCAGTATGTTCCCTGCCTCTCACCGTAaatcagctgagataggttgAAGAGAACAATACTGATGCATTCTTTTGAAATATTCTGACATTGGAATAACTGTTTGGAATTTTGTAAAACGTCAGTCTGTTTTGCAAATCACCAGACACTTCGATTAGGTACACCAGACGTACGTGAGCTTTgtaaaagattcagattttttCGAAGATGCTCAGTTTTGAGAGCTATTAACGACAAGTTTCTTTGTGATTTGTGAACTGTGTGGGTTGTTTATGAATTTTACGACTAGATATTGAGCTACACAAGAGATGCCTTGTATTAGACATGTTTAGCCTAATATGCAagccattttcaacatttttgagaaatgaaaagaaacgaCAAAATTCAATAAACAAGAAGAGTGCCGTTTCCTCAATTCGACATTTGCCAATTGTCAGACCCAGATGACACAGAATCTCCacgaaaaatgaagaaaaaatgaatttacaggaatattggtattttttattttgatattctGATAGGAAGTTAAAAATGTCTTGGTTAGATTGAAATCTATTTCGTTATGGTGGAGTGAGTTCAAGGCCTATCCAGTAATGCAGATGCATAATAGTGAAAGAGTAAACATTTGCGCACAATCGATGTGGTACATGTGAGTCTTTGGATTTAGTGAGAAATCCTCACCTAATCCCACAGCCAGGTCAGTTCGCCAAGTCTCTCTCCTTTGACACTTTGCTGCGAGGTGTTTGCAACATAAACGGGGTTGCAGATAGCGGCTGCTCATTATATCAGCTTTACATCATGAAGCTGCTCAGATGAAGGCCATCTTGCTCCAGAGGACCGTTAGATGAATTAAGCACTTGATGACAACTTGGCCCGGGTGTCACAGTTAAGTATGAAGAAAGGAGATGAATGTCAAGTATATGTGCTTAGCATCACCTTGAATGCATCCCCACAGTCCTCCGTTGGCTACAAATGTTGACTGTTGTCACTTGATGAGGTCATAAGATTAGTATTTTAgagctataattttttttttttttaattcagcacACATGCATACCTTGCCAATTATTGCAAACAATGAATTACATAATTATGATTGAATAGTTACATGACAATAACTGGCTCATTCAGTTCACTATTTATCTAACCGGGCTAAGTGTGCCTACTTTTGTGACAAGTTTAATGTTTTCTGGGACTGGGTGATCAGTTAGAAGATGAGTGTGTTCAGACTAAAAATTAtccatcatcgggcaggaggcggggtagacactgaactggtggccagccaattgcagggcacatagagacaaacagccacactcacaatcacaccgaggggcactttagagtgtccaattaatgttgcatgtttttgggatgggggaggaaaccggagtacctggagaaaacccacgcgggcacgggggagaacatgcaaactctacacagggagtgctgggattgaacctgagtcctcagaactgtgaggccaatgctttccagctgatccaaccgTGGCGGCTACTAAAAACTATATTCATACCAATTTCTTTTCCTGCAGAAAAGTGACTTTAGTGATGGTAGGCCTGGATAACGCAGGAAAGACTGCCACAGTACGAGGAATCCAAGGAGGTTCGGAacaggtttttttatttttcatgttttcctttAGAGCTTTATCTGTGCTAACCTTTGGCTTTGTTTTGCAGAGAATCCCCAGGATGTTGCTCCAACTGTGGGTTTTTCCAAAGTTGACTTGAAGCAAGGAAAATTTGAGGTGACCATCTTTGATCTGGGTGGTGGGAAGAGGATCCGTGGTATATGGAAGAATTACTATTCTGAGTCGCACGGTGTAGTGTTTGTGGTGGACTCCAGCGACGTGCAACGGATTCAGGAGACGCGGGAGACCATGGCGGAGGTTCTGCAGCACCCTCGCATCGCTGGGAAGCCCGTGCTGGTGTGAGTGGATGCAACAGAATTCAAAAGTTGGATTTTCCAACCCAATTTTACTGAAGTtaggatgttgtgttaaatataaataagTCTTTTGCGGGTCTTCTCTTTCAATTGCTTTCAGAGCAACTTTGTACTGTTTCTGTTTCAGTGCCATCTGGTGACTGACAGAAAAGTGCACGAGTAAAAAAAGGATACCCAAACTAGTGCaatgctggatattgttttttttcattcaatttttttatgttatcATTACTTTGAGAATTAGAGGTGCCTGGAATATAGGTTTGGTTGTAGAAAGTCTTAATTGTAGGAAAAGCCCTTTTCATTTACATGTAGTTCACGTTACTTCTTCCAGACTTGCCAACAAGCAGGATCAGGAAGGAGCACTGACTGAAGCAGACATCATTGAGAACCTGTCGTTAGAGAAGCTTGTTAATGAGAACAAGTGTCTCTGTCAGATCGTAAGTGTTTCTGCACCTGTTGTCGAAGGACCGTTGAGTGACATGAAGAGCGTACAGTTTTTCTGCGAGTGGCAGAGTTTAATTCGTACAGTGACCACACTCGTAAATTTTTACAGTAACTGCTATGGCAATTCGTCTGGATGGAAATGTGGTACgctaaaatattttcctttctaAAAATATGTACTAATGAAATGTACCAATCATTCAGAGTGGGGATAAAGAAAATGCGAGAAGGCAACAGGAGCTGCAGGAGTGGCAccatttcttggaaaaaaaagaaaaaaaaacttgctttgTTAGCATCAGCTTTGGCTTGGCAGTGCTGACGAATTACATTCTATTCCTTGTCCAGGAGCCGTGCTCTGCAGTCTTGGGTTATGGCAAGAAGGTTGACAAATCTATCAGGAGGGGTTTGAACTGGCTGCTCAACAACATTGCCAAAGATTATGAGGCCATTACTGAACGTGTGCAGAAAGACACTGCAGAACAGCGTGCTCTGGAAGAACAGGATAAGAAAGAAAGAGCAGAACGAGTCAGGAGGATAAGAGAAGAGAGGTGAGTAGggaggaggcaaaaaaaaagtatcacggATGCTTTCCCTGGCTAAGAATGGAAGACGATATCAGTTCTTGTTTTCTGCACTTaagcatagattttttttattcattgctTGCAGGTAAACAGTTGAACTCATTTGACCCAAGAATATTTTCTTTACATCCCTCCCACGTGTGTGTATCAAGCTGCCAAAaggttaatgcatttttttccagagaaCGGCAAGAGAGGGAGGAGGCAGAACGTGAAGGCAGGGAGATTCGGGAAGATGAACCTGATGAAGAAAACATGGCCAACCCCTTCCAGCcgattgaaaatgtcatcagtgAGGTATGAAACAACAACGGAACATTAAAACAAGGCACTGTGTGATCGCCAGCGTGACCAATTCCCCTTTTGACTTCAATTTCATTCAGAGTGGGGAtaaagaaaatgcaagaaggCAACAGGAGCTGCAGGAGTGCACGATCAGCAGTTTGAAGGCAGAAAGCGAGTATCAGGAGGACAATCACGAAGAGACAGACGATGCCAGACAAACGCCGGATAATTCCAGCTCTAGTAAGTGCGTTACGACCCACATCGACCTTTACGACAGGAGATGTagcaaatttttatttaattcgaCTTTGGGTGCACTGTGGCCGTGAGTGTGCATTTCGACCTCACACAACCTCAAATAAAggtgaaaaaggagatgacagAAGTGCGCACTTTTAAAGAACATTTGCTACCCAACATGCTGACTTTTTATTACAGATACTGTTTGAAACATTCAACGAGAAACTGAAACAACTTCTTTCCATCATTTCAAATACATAGCACCATATTTTGTCGCAGGCACAGTCACGGAGCAAAGCAAGAAAAAGGTGAGGAAATTGTACCTGAAGAGGAAGCACCGTGTGGACCCACTGAAGACGGAGGAGGTGCCAGCCGAGAGAGCCGCCCCTCCGCCACTCCCAGGTTCGTCTTCTCGATTCAATTTGTCGTTTTCACGTCACCATCTCAACTGGATTTCCGCtaataacatttcattttttcattgttggAAAAAAGTGAGTGGGTGGGGGAGACTCAACGCTGTTGCCTTTTCGACCTGTCATGTGTGAACATTAATTGTGTTAATCCTTATGATAGTACGTGTAGAGCGGTGCTTTGAGATAAGAGTTTAATTCGTACAGTGACCACACTCGTAAATTTTTACAGTAACTGCTATGG
This DNA window, taken from Syngnathoides biaculeatus isolate LvHL_M chromosome 2, ASM1980259v1, whole genome shotgun sequence, encodes the following:
- the arl13b gene encoding ADP-ribosylation factor-like protein 13B isoform X2, with product MFSLMANCCNWLKRWREPARKVTLVMVGLDNAGKTATVRGIQGENPQDVAPTVGFSKVDLKQGKFEVTIFDLGGGKRIRGIWKNYYSESHGVVFVVDSSDVQRIQETRETMAEVLQHPRIAGKPVLVLANKQDQEGALTEADIIENLSLEKLVNENKCLCQIEPCSAVLGYGKKVDKSIRRGLNWLLNNIAKDYEAITERVQKDTAEQRALEEQDKKERAERVRRIREERERQEREEAEREGREIREDEPDEENMANPFQPIENVISESGDKENARRQQELQECTISSLKAESEYQEDNHEETDDARQTPDNSSSSTVTEQSKKKVRKLYLKRKHRVDPLKTEEVPAERAAPPPLPVGWASPKVSRLAKLEPLWDSKASGNIAV
- the arl13b gene encoding ADP-ribosylation factor-like protein 13B isoform X3, with translation MFSLMANCCNWLKRWREPARKVTLVMVGLDNAGKTATVRGIQGENPQDVAPTVGFSKVDLKQGKFEVTIFDLGGGKRIRGIWKNYYSESHGVVFVVDSSDVQRIQETRETMAEVLQHPRIAGKPVLVLANKQDQEGALTEADIIENLSLEKLVNENKCLCQIEPCSAVLGYGKKVDKSIRRGLNWLLNNIAKDYEAITERVQKDTAEQRALEEQDKKERAERVRRIREERERQEREEAEREGREIREDEPDEENMANPFQPIENVISESGDKENARRQQELQECTISSLKAESEYQEDNHEETDDARQTPDNSSSSTVTEQSKKKVRKLYLKRKHRVDPLKTEEVPAERAAPPPLPVGWASPKVSRLAKLEPLWDSKASASGV
- the arl13b gene encoding ADP-ribosylation factor-like protein 13B isoform X4 produces the protein MFSLMANCCNWLKRWREPARKVTLVMVGLDNAGKTATVRGIQGENPQDVAPTVGFSKVDLKQGKFEVTIFDLGGGKRIRGIWKNYYSESHGVVFVVDSSDVQRIQETRETMAEVLQHPRIAGKPVLVLANKQDQEGALTEADIIENLSLEKLVNENKCLCQIEPCSAVLGYGKKVDKSIRRGLNWLLNNIAKDYEAITERVQKDTAEQRALEEQDKKERAERVRRIREERERQEREEAEREGREIREDEPDEENMANPFQPIENVISESGDKENARRQQELQECTISSLKAESEYQEDNHEETDDARQTPDNSSSSTVTEQSKKKVRKLYLKRKHRVDPLKTEEVPAERAAPPPLPASGV
- the arl13b gene encoding ADP-ribosylation factor-like protein 13B isoform X1, which gives rise to MFSLMANCCNWLKRWREPARKVTLVMVGLDNAGKTATVRGIQGENPQDVAPTVGFSKVDLKQGKFEVTIFDLGGGKRIRGIWKNYYSESHGVVFVVDSSDVQRIQETRETMAEVLQHPRIAGKPVLVLANKQDQEGALTEADIIENLSLEKLVNENKCLCQIEPCSAVLGYGKKVDKSIRRGLNWLLNNIAKDYEAITERVQKDTAEQRALEEQDKKERAERVRRIREERERQEREEAEREGREIREDEPDEENMANPFQPIENVISESGDKENARRQQELQECTISSLKAESEYQEDNHEETDDARQTPDNSSSSTVTEQSKKKVRKLYLKRKHRVDPLKTEEVPAERAAPPPLPVGWASPKVSRLAKLEPLWDSKASEFYKKPLPPVANKRQPNSDSHDVFF